The following are encoded together in the Candidatus Tumulicola sp. genome:
- a CDS encoding MogA/MoaB family molybdenum cofactor biosynthesis protein: protein MYRVALLVLSDRAAAGTRPDATIPVMKAKLGAAFEVVRERVLPDDPAQLQAELIDIADAGTADLILTSGGTGLSPRDRTPQATAAILDYEVPGIAEAIRAESLKIVRTAMLSRLLAGVRHRTLIVNLPGSPKAVGESLDAIVTVLPHAIELLSDRVNDG, encoded by the coding sequence ATGTATAGGGTGGCGTTGCTGGTCCTCTCCGATCGCGCCGCTGCGGGAACGCGTCCGGATGCAACGATCCCGGTGATGAAAGCCAAGTTGGGCGCCGCGTTCGAGGTCGTACGGGAACGCGTGCTGCCCGACGATCCGGCACAGCTGCAAGCCGAATTGATCGATATCGCCGACGCCGGAACGGCCGACCTCATTCTCACGAGCGGCGGCACCGGACTTTCTCCGCGCGACCGCACGCCGCAGGCGACCGCCGCGATTTTAGATTACGAAGTACCGGGTATCGCCGAAGCGATACGTGCGGAGTCTCTGAAGATCGTCCGCACCGCAATGCTCTCGCGGTTGCTGGCGGGCGTCCGCCATCGCACGCTGATCGTCAACTTGCCGGGGAGTCCGAAGGCGGTCGGCGAGTCGTTGGATGCGATCGTTACCGTGCTGCCGCATGCGATCGAACTGCTGTCGGATCGCGTCAACGACGGATGA
- the moaC gene encoding cyclic pyranopterin monophosphate synthase MoaC: protein MTHFTPAGVRMVDVTEKPETVRSARARATVRMNADARDALQRGAGPKGDPFVTAQLAGIAAAKQTSTLIPLAHPIGLSAVHVEFRWDGDGTLHVNSHARTVARTGVEMEAMVAATVAALTIYDMCKAFDKSIAIESAYLIEKTGGKSGKWRRDGETPDV from the coding sequence GTGACCCATTTCACGCCGGCCGGAGTGCGCATGGTGGACGTCACGGAAAAACCGGAAACGGTTCGCTCCGCTCGGGCGCGGGCTACGGTGCGCATGAACGCGGATGCGCGTGACGCGTTGCAGCGCGGCGCTGGCCCGAAGGGCGATCCGTTCGTTACGGCGCAGCTGGCCGGCATCGCTGCGGCCAAGCAAACGTCGACGCTGATTCCGTTAGCACATCCGATCGGGCTTTCGGCGGTGCATGTCGAATTTCGTTGGGACGGCGACGGCACGCTGCACGTCAACTCGCACGCGCGCACGGTCGCGCGGACCGGCGTCGAAATGGAGGCCATGGTCGCCGCGACCGTCGCCGCGCTGACGATCTACGACATGTGCAAAGCCTTCGATAAAAGTATCGCGATCGAATCGGCCTATTTGATCGAAAAGACCGGCGGCAAAAGCGGCAAGTGGCGACGCGATGGCGAGACGCCGGATGTATAG
- a CDS encoding undecaprenyl-diphosphate phosphatase codes for MTLTQALVLALLQGVSELFPVSSLGHTILVPAVLQWKNIDRSAPSFLAFVVVLHLGTALALIIFYRAQWWGIARSLVSSVVRGRLSDDRDERLGWRLIVGTIPVGVLGVVLEHPVRALFGSPVAASAFLAINGATMFFGERLRRRSHSIVTRPIERLSFGQSVLVGFAQSLALLPGISRSGISMVAGLLCGLNHEDAAEFSFLLATPVILAAGLLEIPRLLAPDAHLALLEALLGAVVAGVAAYCSVAFLTRYFRTNDLRPFGWYCVVFGLITLLLGLRGIIT; via the coding sequence GTGACGTTGACGCAGGCGCTCGTTCTGGCGCTCTTGCAGGGCGTGAGCGAACTCTTCCCGGTGTCCAGCCTCGGCCATACCATTCTGGTGCCCGCCGTGCTGCAGTGGAAGAACATCGACCGCTCCGCCCCGTCGTTTTTGGCGTTCGTCGTCGTGCTGCATCTCGGCACGGCGCTGGCACTCATCATTTTTTACCGCGCGCAATGGTGGGGGATCGCCCGCAGCCTCGTCTCGAGCGTCGTGCGCGGCCGGCTGAGCGACGATCGCGACGAACGCTTGGGATGGCGGCTGATCGTCGGCACGATTCCGGTGGGCGTGCTCGGCGTCGTGCTCGAGCATCCGGTGCGCGCGCTATTCGGTTCGCCCGTCGCTGCATCGGCGTTTCTTGCAATTAACGGCGCGACGATGTTTTTTGGCGAGCGCTTACGCCGCCGCTCGCACTCGATCGTCACCCGGCCCATCGAACGGCTGAGTTTCGGTCAGAGCGTGCTGGTCGGATTCGCGCAATCGTTGGCGCTGTTGCCCGGCATCTCGCGGTCGGGAATTTCCATGGTCGCCGGTTTGCTGTGCGGATTGAATCACGAAGACGCCGCAGAGTTTTCGTTTCTTCTCGCGACGCCCGTGATTCTGGCGGCGGGACTGCTGGAAATTCCGCGGCTACTGGCGCCCGACGCGCACCTCGCTCTTCTCGAAGCGCTCCTTGGCGCGGTCGTCGCAGGCGTTGCCGCCTATTGTTCGGTCGCGTTTCTTACGCGCTACTTTCGAACGAACGACTTGCGTCCGTTCGGTTGGTATTGCGTCGTGTTCGGACTCATCACGTTGCTACTCGGTCTAAGGGGGATTATTACGTAA
- a CDS encoding TonB family protein, which produces MHRLNRSQRVLIAAFAISLILHFLFAILYHIQRPRRSSDVETVTILRRSMAIVVRTPQPPPPATPKPHPHPQPSAPKATPAAQGFAPGNGGVAQKPVPTAVPTPVATLAAAPTPKPCGGNDIKAAVSEMPPQPDVPNAARTQGTAGVAAIDVKLDEHGEVTTALVARSTGNSQLDLVAVSTARQARYTPALHDCHAVPGDYTFTIKFFAW; this is translated from the coding sequence ATGCATCGACTGAATCGTTCGCAGCGAGTCCTCATCGCAGCCTTTGCGATCTCGCTGATCCTGCATTTCCTTTTCGCGATTTTGTATCACATCCAGCGGCCGCGACGGTCGAGCGACGTGGAAACCGTTACGATCCTGCGTCGCAGCATGGCAATCGTCGTGCGCACGCCGCAACCGCCGCCGCCCGCCACGCCCAAACCGCACCCGCATCCGCAGCCGTCCGCGCCGAAGGCCACACCGGCAGCCCAGGGTTTTGCACCCGGTAACGGTGGCGTAGCCCAGAAGCCCGTGCCGACCGCGGTCCCCACACCGGTCGCGACGCTGGCTGCCGCGCCGACGCCGAAGCCGTGCGGCGGTAACGACATTAAAGCGGCCGTTTCCGAGATGCCGCCTCAACCGGACGTTCCGAACGCCGCACGCACCCAAGGCACCGCCGGCGTCGCGGCAATCGACGTTAAGCTGGACGAGCACGGTGAGGTGACCACAGCCTTGGTCGCGCGGAGTACCGGCAATAGCCAATTAGATCTGGTCGCCGTTTCGACGGCGCGACAAGCGCGATACACTCCGGCGTTACACGACTGTCACGCCGTGCCCGGCGATTACACGTTCACCATCAAGTTTTTCGCGTGGTGA
- a CDS encoding TonB family protein: MASSAPPPPKPPQPPQKRENRYLTTSERVGSFIGWAIVLSLLVHLIVGAFLPNLKNQHDDQQVEKVSVAKKIRVRVHTPPPPTPTPPPTPTPPPQATPPPKKVQVQPKPLKVNLVHQSAAAKAGSSTENTVSQPANGSQNGAPGGHGNAPAPVSTAPPGTPKPACANPNVEATVTNAVSPDYPESARDLGLGAVTVQIEVTVGPSGNLIAASVYKSANNMSLDQAALRAARQSTYSPKLEECKPVQGSYLFTADFQPES, from the coding sequence ATGGCATCCTCTGCGCCTCCGCCACCCAAACCGCCTCAGCCGCCCCAAAAGCGTGAGAATCGCTATTTAACGACGAGCGAGCGCGTCGGCAGCTTTATCGGCTGGGCGATCGTCCTCTCGTTGCTGGTCCATTTAATCGTCGGTGCGTTTTTACCGAACCTCAAGAATCAGCACGACGACCAACAAGTGGAAAAAGTGTCGGTAGCAAAGAAGATCCGCGTTCGCGTCCACACGCCGCCGCCTCCGACTCCGACGCCGCCGCCGACGCCCACTCCGCCGCCGCAAGCTACGCCGCCACCCAAAAAGGTCCAGGTGCAGCCAAAGCCGCTCAAGGTCAATTTGGTGCATCAATCGGCTGCTGCAAAGGCGGGTTCCTCAACCGAAAACACGGTCAGCCAGCCGGCCAACGGTAGTCAAAACGGAGCGCCCGGCGGCCATGGTAACGCGCCGGCACCGGTGTCGACGGCTCCGCCCGGAACTCCGAAACCGGCCTGCGCGAATCCGAACGTCGAAGCGACCGTCACCAACGCCGTGTCACCGGATTATCCGGAATCGGCGCGCGATCTCGGCCTCGGAGCCGTGACCGTGCAGATCGAAGTCACCGTCGGTCCGTCGGGCAACTTAATTGCCGCGTCAGTCTACAAGAGTGCGAACAACATGTCGCTCGACCAGGCAGCGCTGCGCGCGGCGCGGCAGTCCACCTACTCACCGAAGTTGGAAGAGTGCAAGCCGGTCCAGGGGAGCTATCTGTTCACCGCCGACTTCCAGCCTGAGTCGTAA
- a CDS encoding biopolymer transporter ExbD has product MAVSTGGGEDEVMSTINITPFTDVLLVLLIIFIILASVTKEPKLPDAHNKDKVTASQILVRIDDKNNISIGSNVVSIGEAKQAFSDLQDQTEHRFKSVIIKADPHASYGIILQIMDAAKSVDLTDFGLANHVQGTPEGQSP; this is encoded by the coding sequence GTGGCCGTTTCGACCGGTGGCGGTGAAGATGAGGTAATGTCGACGATCAACATCACGCCCTTCACGGACGTGCTGCTGGTTCTCCTCATCATCTTCATCATTCTTGCGTCGGTAACCAAAGAACCGAAACTTCCCGACGCGCATAACAAAGACAAAGTAACGGCGTCGCAGATTCTGGTTCGGATCGACGATAAGAACAATATTTCGATCGGTTCGAACGTGGTATCGATCGGCGAGGCAAAGCAAGCTTTTTCGGACCTGCAAGATCAGACCGAGCATCGCTTCAAGAGCGTGATCATCAAGGCCGATCCGCACGCCAGCTACGGCATTATTTTGCAGATCATGGATGCGGCAAAGTCGGTCGATCTCACCGACTTCGGCTTGGCCAACCATGTCCAGGGCACGCCCGAGGGTCAGAGCCCGTAA
- a CDS encoding biopolymer transporter ExbD, with product MSLLSARQDEEVMAEINITPFTDVLLVLLIIFMILAALVAPPGFEKELPNNNNNNQNQQNKNKNDIEVDVNNKGVIYVDGEKTDEVGIYRVMYDASKKKPNHHVAIVADAKAQYGIIIRILDAAKEAGLQDVGFVTS from the coding sequence GTGAGCCTGTTATCGGCCCGGCAAGACGAAGAGGTAATGGCGGAGATCAACATCACGCCGTTCACCGACGTCTTGCTCGTTCTCCTGATCATCTTCATGATTCTGGCGGCGCTCGTTGCCCCTCCCGGCTTTGAAAAAGAGCTTCCGAACAACAACAACAACAATCAGAATCAACAGAACAAGAACAAGAACGACATCGAGGTCGACGTCAACAACAAGGGCGTGATCTACGTCGACGGTGAGAAGACCGACGAAGTGGGAATCTACCGTGTCATGTACGATGCCTCCAAAAAGAAGCCGAATCACCACGTCGCGATCGTAGCCGACGCGAAGGCACAGTACGGAATTATCATCCGTATCCTGGACGCGGCCAAAGAGGCCGGCCTTCAAGACGTCGGTTTCGTCACGTCATAA
- a CDS encoding MotA/TolQ/ExbB proton channel family protein has translation MMQGGWDMWLLLGISIIGVAVAIERLVFFASQHGDTKGLLKQIGQRISDNDLPGAIKICASQKGMLPRILEFGLKRGEKNRADITDALSIALMEHLNALERNLPIIGTIAVIAPFVGLFGTVLGIIKAFQDIALKGNSTPAVVAAGVSEALITTATGLIIAVIAVVFFNYFKSRIKNYNQEMIVAANQLAEMLHFHNTGSPIPTDLYQPTKPVK, from the coding sequence ATGATGCAGGGCGGCTGGGATATGTGGCTGCTCCTGGGCATCTCAATCATCGGCGTCGCGGTCGCCATCGAGCGCTTGGTATTCTTTGCCTCGCAGCACGGCGATACCAAAGGCCTGCTCAAACAAATTGGGCAGCGCATCTCCGACAACGATTTGCCAGGCGCGATCAAGATCTGCGCCAGCCAAAAAGGCATGCTGCCACGCATTCTCGAGTTCGGTCTCAAGCGCGGTGAGAAGAATCGTGCCGACATCACCGACGCGCTTTCGATCGCGCTGATGGAACATCTGAACGCGCTCGAGCGCAATCTGCCGATCATCGGTACGATCGCAGTTATCGCGCCGTTCGTCGGACTGTTCGGTACCGTTCTCGGTATCATCAAGGCGTTCCAAGATATCGCGCTCAAGGGCAACTCGACGCCGGCCGTCGTTGCCGCCGGTGTCTCGGAAGCATTGATCACCACCGCTACCGGTCTTATCATCGCCGTCATCGCGGTCGTGTTCTTCAATTACTTCAAGTCGCGAATCAAGAACTACAACCAAGAAATGATCGTCGCAGCCAATCAACTGGCCGAGATGCTTCACTTCCACAACACCGGTTCGCCGATTCCGACCGACCTCTACCAGCCCACCAAACCGGTCAAGTAA
- a CDS encoding energy transducer TonB yields the protein MKRLSPFAASLAAAVALASAPAYAQYATEFVPAKLIKQGMTTVPIAGTGIVVVQVQINPDGSHKATKVIRSTNQGDNAAALSIAQASTYRPAHRGTTPVAAFYDFTLKFNGKSVATSSGESSGTGGGATGGLSPAAAAVAALIHQKNYAAAKAKAQSELATSPDDQSLKQMLGVASYDSGDVTGAAQAFDGVSSIGTQFKPAAAASFAAAAVMQADQNPSQAVAYATKAVSLQPNSDSRFALGTAQLAAGQNAAALATLQSVHASAMNDPKMSATAKVNIDARLMAAYSANNDAAGAAKIAAEIKQLNPNSTLPGRVLGNGYLKAGVAAADAKNYDEAFKNFDLAAAQGDPEVAVTADTEAAFLSAKLAKPDYKQMQAYAEKALVAKPNDPQAMYALGIAQTGEWSQSHDDSMKKKALDTLTQADTLAKAAGNQQLALAIEAFIKNSLPQTSGS from the coding sequence ATGAAACGTCTTTCGCCATTCGCCGCCTCACTTGCCGCCGCCGTCGCGTTGGCATCCGCGCCGGCGTACGCGCAGTACGCCACCGAATTCGTTCCCGCAAAACTCATCAAGCAAGGGATGACGACGGTGCCGATTGCCGGCACTGGGATCGTCGTGGTGCAGGTGCAGATCAACCCCGACGGCTCGCACAAAGCGACGAAGGTGATTCGCAGCACCAATCAGGGCGACAACGCCGCCGCGCTTTCGATCGCGCAAGCCTCCACCTATCGCCCCGCGCACCGCGGCACGACGCCGGTGGCGGCATTCTACGATTTTACGCTCAAATTCAACGGTAAATCGGTGGCGACGTCGTCCGGCGAAAGCTCGGGCACCGGTGGCGGCGCGACCGGTGGGTTGAGTCCCGCAGCCGCAGCGGTTGCCGCTCTGATCCACCAGAAAAATTACGCCGCCGCCAAAGCCAAGGCGCAGTCCGAACTCGCAACGTCACCCGACGACCAGTCGCTCAAGCAGATGCTTGGGGTCGCGTCATACGATTCGGGCGACGTGACCGGCGCGGCGCAAGCGTTCGACGGTGTCAGCTCGATCGGAACGCAGTTCAAGCCGGCGGCTGCGGCCAGCTTCGCAGCCGCCGCCGTGATGCAAGCCGATCAGAATCCGTCCCAAGCCGTAGCGTACGCAACCAAAGCAGTATCGTTGCAGCCCAATTCGGATTCACGTTTCGCACTCGGAACTGCACAGCTGGCCGCCGGACAGAACGCCGCCGCACTCGCAACGCTGCAGAGCGTCCACGCGTCTGCGATGAACGACCCAAAAATGTCGGCTACCGCAAAAGTGAATATCGACGCACGTTTAATGGCGGCGTATTCGGCTAATAATGATGCAGCGGGAGCAGCTAAGATTGCTGCAGAGATCAAGCAGCTTAATCCGAATAGCACGCTGCCGGGACGCGTTCTCGGTAACGGCTACTTAAAAGCCGGCGTCGCTGCGGCCGATGCGAAGAATTACGACGAAGCGTTTAAGAACTTCGACCTCGCCGCCGCGCAGGGCGACCCCGAGGTCGCAGTCACAGCCGACACGGAAGCTGCGTTCTTATCAGCAAAACTCGCAAAGCCAGACTACAAGCAAATGCAAGCCTACGCAGAGAAAGCACTCGTGGCGAAACCCAACGATCCGCAAGCGATGTATGCACTCGGAATCGCACAGACCGGAGAGTGGAGCCAGAGCCACGACGACTCGATGAAAAAGAAAGCGCTGGACACGTTGACGCAAGCCGACACCCTTGCAAAGGCTGCAGGCAATCAGCAACTGGCGTTGGCGATCGAAGCCTTCATCAAGAACAGCTTGCCGCAAACGTCCGGGTCCTAG
- the aroF gene encoding 3-deoxy-7-phosphoheptulonate synthase produces MPPPDRHLVRRGTTAQRTLVKLPNGATFGGDAVVLCAGPCSVESEEQIETTAAAVAAAGASVLRGGAFKPRTSPYAFQGLGRNGLSLLRSAADRHRMGVVTEVLDPRDVEMVAGFADMLQIGARNMQNFALLREAAMAGKPILLKRGFAATVDEWLMAAEYVLIAGNPNVVLCERGVRSFDSTTRNLLDVSVVPLLHEMTHLPVMVDPSHGTGVAQLVEPMSLAAVAAGADAVMVEVHPDPAHAASDGPQSLTPEQFAVLSRKLAEVASAIGRRVPELGIAV; encoded by the coding sequence ATGCCCCCGCCCGATCGCCACCTCGTCCGACGCGGCACGACCGCTCAGCGAACCCTCGTAAAACTCCCCAACGGTGCCACCTTCGGTGGGGACGCTGTCGTATTGTGCGCCGGTCCATGCTCGGTGGAGTCCGAGGAACAGATCGAGACCACGGCGGCCGCGGTGGCGGCCGCGGGTGCCAGCGTGCTGCGCGGCGGCGCGTTCAAGCCGCGAACCTCTCCGTATGCGTTTCAAGGGCTGGGCCGGAACGGTTTATCGCTCTTACGGTCGGCCGCCGATCGCCATCGCATGGGTGTCGTCACCGAAGTACTCGATCCGCGCGATGTGGAGATGGTCGCCGGATTCGCCGACATGTTACAGATCGGCGCGCGCAACATGCAAAACTTTGCGCTCTTGCGCGAGGCGGCAATGGCCGGCAAGCCGATCTTACTCAAGCGCGGTTTCGCCGCTACCGTCGACGAGTGGTTGATGGCGGCCGAATACGTACTGATCGCCGGCAACCCGAACGTCGTGCTGTGCGAGCGCGGCGTGCGCTCGTTCGATTCGACGACGCGTAACTTGCTCGACGTTTCGGTGGTTCCGTTGCTACACGAAATGACGCACCTACCGGTCATGGTCGATCCGTCGCACGGTACCGGCGTCGCGCAGCTCGTCGAACCGATGAGCCTCGCCGCGGTAGCGGCGGGCGCGGATGCCGTGATGGTTGAAGTTCATCCCGACCCAGCGCACGCGGCGTCCGATGGCCCGCAGTCGTTGACACCCGAACAATTCGCAGTGTTGTCTCGCAAGTTGGCGGAGGTCGCTTCGGCGATCGGCCGCCGCGTTCCCGAACTCGGCATCGCCGTTTAG
- a CDS encoding pseudouridine synthase, translating to MVTRITANTNAGDGPVRLNKYLARCGVASRRAADDLIAAGRVRINGRAVRELGTMVAPGDAVDVNGTPVMPASEFSYIVLHKPVGVVTTMSDPQGRRTVADLIGSSARVVPVGRLDFDSGGVLLLTNDGDLAHRLSHPRYGVEKTYRAVVRGELLPRDIERLIGGIPLDGRLTAPAKVRVVSRRRAETVVDLTLHEGRNRQVRRMFEAVDHPLFSLTRLRYGPIALGDLMPGASRPLFEAEVRALERHRSDGA from the coding sequence GTGGTTACGAGGATAACGGCAAACACTAACGCCGGCGACGGCCCGGTTCGGCTGAACAAGTATCTGGCGCGCTGTGGCGTCGCGTCGCGGCGCGCGGCCGACGATTTGATTGCCGCCGGTCGCGTTCGCATCAACGGACGCGCGGTACGTGAGCTCGGAACGATGGTCGCCCCAGGCGACGCGGTCGACGTCAATGGGACGCCGGTTATGCCGGCCTCCGAGTTTTCGTACATCGTGCTACACAAACCGGTCGGAGTCGTTACGACGATGTCCGACCCGCAAGGACGTCGCACCGTCGCCGACCTCATCGGTTCGTCCGCGCGGGTCGTCCCCGTCGGACGTCTCGACTTCGATTCGGGCGGCGTACTCTTACTGACGAACGACGGCGATCTCGCTCATCGTTTATCGCATCCGCGATACGGCGTCGAAAAAACCTATCGCGCCGTCGTGCGCGGCGAGCTGTTGCCGCGCGACATCGAGCGTTTGATCGGCGGCATCCCGCTCGACGGCCGGCTCACCGCCCCGGCGAAGGTGCGCGTCGTTTCGCGCCGCCGCGCCGAAACCGTCGTCGATCTGACGTTGCACGAAGGCCGAAATCGACAGGTTCGGCGGATGTTCGAGGCAGTCGATCACCCGCTATTCTCACTAACGCGGTTACGCTACGGTCCGATTGCGCTCGGCGATCTGATGCCGGGCGCGTCGCGCCCCTTGTTCGAAGCCGAGGTGCGCGCGCTCGAGCGCCATCGTTCGGACGGAGCCTAG
- the rho gene encoding transcription termination factor Rho, translating to MLLTAEQLAEKTKTELIALAGELEIEILTPAKVKKDEIVASIVAAQAARSGLEMASGILDVLPEGYGFLRRAGYVIGNDDIYVSQSQIRRFELRRGDLVEGQVRRPKESEKYYGLIRVDKINDLEPDAIKGRRVFEKGTPIYPQERFKLEVRSTQLSTRVIDLFCPIGKGQRALIVSPPKAGKTTLLKNIANAISINHPEAHIIALLVDERPEEVTDMQRTIDGEVVASTFDEHPENHTAVAELAMERAKRLVEQGKDVVILLDSITRLARAYNQVIASSGRTLSGGLDTASLHKPKRFFGAARKIEEGGSLTIIATALIETGSKMDDVIFEEFKGTGNMELNLTRKLAESRVFPAVDIKRSGTRHEELLLSPDEMRKIWMLRRATAVLNTGDITEIILDKMAQTRTNDEFLQSVTKEALSMSRGYEDNGKH from the coding sequence ATGCTACTCACCGCCGAGCAGCTCGCCGAAAAAACAAAGACCGAACTAATCGCGCTTGCCGGCGAATTGGAAATCGAAATTCTAACGCCGGCGAAGGTGAAGAAGGACGAGATCGTCGCCTCGATCGTTGCCGCGCAAGCCGCACGTTCGGGACTCGAGATGGCCAGCGGTATTCTCGACGTTCTTCCCGAGGGCTACGGATTTTTACGCCGCGCCGGGTACGTGATCGGCAACGACGACATTTACGTAAGTCAATCGCAGATCCGGCGTTTTGAACTTCGGCGCGGTGACTTGGTCGAAGGTCAGGTACGCCGTCCCAAAGAGAGCGAGAAATACTACGGCCTGATCCGGGTCGACAAGATTAACGATCTCGAGCCCGACGCGATCAAGGGTCGCCGCGTGTTCGAAAAAGGCACGCCGATCTATCCGCAGGAGCGCTTTAAGCTCGAAGTCCGTTCGACCCAGCTATCGACGCGCGTCATCGATCTATTCTGTCCGATCGGCAAAGGCCAGCGCGCCCTCATCGTCTCGCCGCCGAAAGCCGGTAAGACGACGTTGCTCAAGAACATCGCCAATGCGATCTCGATCAACCATCCGGAAGCGCACATCATCGCGCTACTGGTCGACGAACGCCCCGAAGAAGTCACGGACATGCAGCGCACCATCGACGGCGAAGTGGTTGCGTCGACCTTCGACGAGCATCCCGAGAATCACACCGCCGTTGCGGAGCTGGCGATGGAGCGCGCCAAGCGCCTCGTCGAGCAAGGCAAAGACGTCGTGATCCTGCTCGACTCCATCACGCGTTTGGCGCGAGCGTATAACCAAGTCATCGCGAGCTCGGGGCGCACGCTTTCGGGCGGACTCGATACGGCGTCGCTGCACAAGCCAAAGCGATTCTTCGGCGCCGCGCGCAAGATCGAAGAAGGCGGATCGTTAACGATTATCGCTACCGCCCTGATCGAAACCGGTTCCAAGATGGACGACGTCATCTTCGAAGAGTTTAAAGGCACCGGCAACATGGAACTCAACCTGACGCGCAAACTCGCCGAGTCGCGCGTGTTCCCTGCAGTCGATATCAAGCGTTCGGGAACGCGTCACGAAGAGCTGTTGCTGTCGCCCGATGAGATGCGCAAGATTTGGATGCTGCGCCGGGCGACGGCCGTGCTCAACACGGGCGACATCACCGAGATCATTCTCGACAAGATGGCGCAGACGCGCACCAACGACGAGTTCCTCCAGTCGGTGACGAAAGAAGCGCTCTCGATGTCGCGTGGTTACGAGGATAACGGCAAACACTAA
- a CDS encoding DNA-3-methyladenine glycosylase, whose product MPDAFSADFRRLEAGELPEETRALARALLGRYVVRKVGSEIVAGRIVETEAYLLGDPACHGFIGPTPRNATLFGPPHRSYVYQIYGTSFCFNVSGEAEGEGAGVLVRALEPVIGHDMMLQLRPGASAADVCRGPGRLCAALAIDRSLDGVNLLTDAALWLSAGQPLRPSRVRVSPRIGITRAASRPLRYYEAGNPYVSGPRKSIRP is encoded by the coding sequence CTGCCTGACGCATTCTCAGCGGACTTCCGCCGGCTCGAGGCGGGCGAACTGCCGGAAGAAACGCGTGCGCTGGCACGCGCGCTCTTAGGAAGATACGTCGTCCGCAAAGTTGGATCCGAGATTGTGGCCGGACGAATCGTTGAAACCGAAGCCTATCTCTTAGGTGATCCTGCGTGCCACGGGTTCATCGGGCCGACGCCGCGCAACGCCACCCTATTCGGGCCCCCACATCGTTCGTATGTGTACCAAATTTACGGCACGTCGTTCTGCTTCAACGTTTCAGGCGAAGCGGAAGGCGAGGGCGCCGGCGTTTTAGTGCGAGCATTAGAGCCGGTCATCGGGCACGACATGATGTTGCAACTCCGGCCCGGGGCGTCGGCGGCAGATGTTTGCCGGGGGCCGGGCCGTTTGTGCGCTGCGTTGGCGATCGACCGCTCTTTAGACGGCGTCAATCTGTTGACCGATGCGGCCTTATGGCTGTCGGCCGGTCAACCGCTTCGTCCGTCGCGCGTGCGCGTTAGCCCCCGCATCGGCATTACACGCGCCGCGTCGCGGCCGCTGCGCTATTATGAAGCTGGTAATCCGTACGTGAGCGGCCCACGCAAATCGATTCGACCTTGA